From Anopheles darlingi chromosome 2, idAnoDarlMG_H_01, whole genome shotgun sequence, the proteins below share one genomic window:
- the LOC125948061 gene encoding myosin heavy chain, muscle isoform X19 has translation MPKPVVQVGEDPDPTPFLFISLEQKRIDQSKPYDAKKACWVPDEKEGYLLGEIKATKGDLVTVGLPGGETKDYKKDLVSQVNPPKYEKCEDMSNLTYLNDASVLHNLRQRYYAKLIYTYSGLFCVVINPYKRYPLYTNRCAKMYRGKRRNEVPPHLFAVSDGAYVNMLTNHENQSMLITGESGAGKTENTKKVIAYFATIGASGKKDENAEKKGSLEDQVVQTNPVLEAFGNAKTVRNDNSSRFGKFIRIHFTGSGKLAGADIETYLLEKARVISQQSLERSYHIFYQLMSGSVKGLKEICLLSNNINDYNIVSQGKTTIPSVDDGEEMQITDEAFNVLGFTQEEKDNIYKITSAVMHMGRMQFKQKGREEQAEADGTEDGDRVAKLLGVVTDDLYKNLLKPRIKVGNEFVTKGQNKDQVTNSVGALCKGIFDRVFKWLVKKCNETLDTKQKRAQFIGVLDIAGFEIFDYNGFEQLCINFTNEKLQQFFNHHMFVLEQEEYKKEGINWAFIDFGMDLLACIDLIEKPMGILSILEEESMFPKATDQTFAEKLMTNHLGKSAPFQKPRPPKPGCQAGHFAIGHYAGCVSYNITGWLEKNKDPLNDTVVDQFKKGTNALVVEIFADHPGQSADPAASKGGRGKKGAGFATVSSSYKEQLNNLMTTLKSTQPHFVRCIIPNEMKTAGVVDAHLVMHQLTCNGVLEGIRICRKGFPNRMMYPDFKLRYMILNPKAVEGEKDLKKSAQLIMDAVGLDSELYRLGNTKVFFRAGVLGQMEEFRDERLSKIMSWMQAWCRGYLSRKEFKKMQEQRVSLEIVQRNLRKYLKLRTWAWWKLWQKVKPLLNVSRVEDQIAKLEEKATKAQEAFEKEEKMRKELEALNSKLLAEKTALLDSLSGEKGALQEYQEKAAKLTAQKNDLENQLRDTQERLAQEEDARNQLFQTKKKLEQEIGGQKKDAEDLELQIQKIEQDKASKDHQIRNLNDEIAHQDELINKLNKEKKMQGEVNQKTAEELQAAEDKVNHLNKVKAKLEQTLDELEDSLEREKKLRGDVEKAKRKVEGDLKLTQEAVADLERNKKELEQTVLRKDKEISALSAKLEDEQSLVGKLQKQIKELQARIEELEEEVEAERQARAKAEKQRADLARELEELGERLEEAGGATSAQIELNKKREAELAKLRRDLEEANIQHEGTLANLRKKHNDAVAEMAEQVDQLNKLKTKAEKERTQYFAELNDARIGCDQLSNEKAAQEKIAKQLQHTLNEVQSKLDETNRTLNDFDASKKKLSIENSDLLRQLEDAESQVSQLSKIKISLTQQLEDTKRLADEEARERATLLGKFRNLEHDLDNLREQVEEEAEGKGDIQRQLSKANAEAQLWRSKYESEGVARAEELEEAKRKLQARLAEAEETIESLNQKCIALEKTKQRLATEVEDLQLEVDRASSIANAAEKKQKAFDKIIGEWKLKVDDLAAELDASQKECRNYSTELFRLKGAYEEGQEQLEAVRRENKNLADEVKDLLDQIGEGGRNIHEIEKSRKRLEAEKDELQAALEEAEAALEQEENKVLRAQLELSQVRQEIDRRIQEKEEEFENTRKNHQRALDSMQASLEAEAKGKAEALRMKKKLEADINELEIALDHANKANAEAQKNIKRYQQQLKDVQSALEEEQRARDDAREQLGISERRANALQNELEESRTLLEQADRGRRQAEQELSDAHEQLNEVSAQNASIAAAKRKLESELQTLHSDLDELLNEAKNSEEKAKKAMVDAARLADELRAEQDHAQTQEKLRKALEQQIKELQVRLDEAESNALKGGKKAIQKLEQRVRELESELDSEQRRHADAQKNLRKSERRIKELTFQSEEDRKNHERMQDLVDKLQQKIKTYKRQIEEAEEIAALNLAKFRKAQQELEEAEERADIAEQAATKFRTKGGRAGSVQRGASPAPQRQPSAIPALAGLNFPTFDDHGF, from the exons ATGCCGAAGCCAGTAGTTCAGGTCGGAGAGGATCCGGACCCAACCCCGttccttttcatttcgctcGAACAGAAGCGTATCGATCAGAGCAAGCCGTACGATGCCAAGAAGGCTTGCTGGGTTCCGGACGAGAAGGAGGGCTACCTGTTGGGTGAAATCAAGGCCACCAAGGGTGACTTGGTTACCGTTGGCCTGCCTGGTGGCGAG ACCAAGGACTACAAGAAGGACTTGGTGTCCCAGGTCAACCCACCGAAATACGAGAAATGCGAGGATATGTCCAACTTGACGTATCTTAACGATGCCTCTGTGCTCCATAACTTGAGACAGAGATACTACGCTAAGCTTATCTAC ACCTACTCGGGCTTGTTCTGCGTTGTCATCAACCCGTACAAGCGTTACCCGCTGTATACCAACCGTTGCGCCAAGATGTACCGTGGCAAGCGCCGTAATGAAGTGCCGCCCCATCTGTTCGCCGTGTCTGACGGTGCCTACGTCAACATGTTGACCAACCATGAGAACCAGTCTATGCTGATTACCGGTGAATCTGGTGCCGGAAAGACTGAGAACACCAAGAAGGTCATTGCGTACTTCGCCACCATTGGCGCGTCGGGCAAGAAGGACGAGAACGCTGAGAAGAAGGGCTCCCTGGAAGATCAGGTCGTCCAGACTAACCCCGTACTTGAGGCCTTCGGTAACGCCAAGACCGTCCGTAACGATAACTCGTCTCGTTTC GGTAAGTTCATCCGTATCCACTTCACCGGAAGCGGTAAGCTGGCTGGTGCCGATATTGAGACCTACCTGCTGGAGAAGGCTCGTGTCATCTCGCAGCAGTCGCTGGAGCGCTCGTACCACATCTTCTACCAGCTCATGTCTGGCTCCGTCAAGGGATTGAAAG AAATTTGTCTGCTCTCCAACAACATCAATGACTACAATATCGTCTCGCAAGGCAAAACGACAATCCCGAGTGTAGATGATGGAGAAGAAATGCAGATCACCGAT GAAGCCTTCAACGTTCTGGGTTTCActcaggaggagaaggacaacATCTACAAGATCACTTCCGCTGTCATGCACATGGGTCGCATGCAGTTCAAGCAGAAGGGTCGCGAAGAGCAGGCTGAAGCCGACGGTACCGAGGATGGTGACCGTGTGGCCAAGCTGCTCGGTGTGGTCACTGACGATCTGTACAAGAATCTGCTGAAGCCACGTATTAAGGTCGGTAACGAGTTCGTCACCAAGGGTCAGAACAAGGACCAGGTCACCAACTCGGTCGGTGCCCTCTGCAAGGGTATCTTCGATCGTGTCTTCAAATGGCTGGTCAAGAAGTGTAACGAGACTCTGGACACCAAGCAGAAGCGTGCTCAGTTCATTGGTGTGCTGGATATTGCTGGTTTCGAAATCTTCGAC TACAACGGTTTCGAGCAGCTGTGTATTAACTTCACCAACGAGAAGCTGCAGCAGTTCTTCAACCACCACATGTTCGTCCTGGAGCAGGAGGAATACAAGAAAGAAGGTATCAACTGGGCCTTCATCGATTTCGGTATGGACTTGCTGGCCTGTATCGATCTGATTGAAAAG CCCATGGGTATCCTGTCGATTCTTGAGGAAGAGTCTATGTTCCCGAAGGCCACCGATCAGACCTTTGCTGAGAAGCTGATGACCAACCATCTGGGCAAGTCGGCTCCGTTCCAGAAGCCGCGCCCGCCGAAGCCAGGTTGCCAGGCCGGTCACTTCGCCATCGGTCACTACGCCGGTTGTGTGTCGTACAACATCACCGGATGGCTTGAGAAGAACAAGGATCCGCTGAACGACACTGTCGTCGATCAGTTCAAGAAGGGTACCAACGCCCTGGTCGTGGAGATCTTCGCTGATCACCCAGGCCAGTCGGCTGATCCAGCTGCCTCCAAGGGCGGTCGTGGCAAGAAGGGTGCCGGTTTCGCCACTGTCTCGTCCTCGTACAAGGAACAGCTGAACAACCTGATGACCACGCTGAAGTCTACTCAGCCTCACTTCGTCCGTTGTATCATTCCCAACGAAATGAAGACGGCCGGTGTCGTTGATGCTCACTTGGTCATGCACCAGCTGACTTGTAACGGTGTGCTTGAAGGTATCCGTATTTGCCGTAAGGGATTCCCCAACCGCATGATGTACCCTGACTTCAAGCTGCG TTACATGATCCTAAACCCCAAGGCAGTCGAGGGCGAGAAAGACTTGAAGAAGAGCGCCCAGCTCATCATGGATGCAGTCGGTCTCGATTCCGAGTTGTACCGACTAGGAAACACCAAG GTCTTCTTCCGTGCCGGTGTCCTGGGTCAGATGGAGGAGTTCCGTGATGAGCGCCTCAGCAAGATCATGTCCTGGATGCAGGCCTGGTGCCGTGGTTACCTGTCGCGTAAGGAGTTCAAGAAGATGCAGGAACAGCGCGTCTCCCTGGAGATCGTCCAGCGCAATCTGCGCAAGTACCTGAAGCTGCGTACCTGGGCCTGGTGGAAGCTGTGGCAGAAGGTCAAGCCGCTGCTTAACGTTTCCCGCGTTGAGGACCAGATCGCC AAACTGGAAGAGAAGGCCACCAAGGCACAGGAGGCcttcgagaaggaggagaagatgcGCAAGGAGCTCGAGGCTCTGAACAGCAAGCTGCTGGCTGAGAAGACCGCTCTCTTGGACTCGCTGTCCGGCGAGAAGGGTGCCCTCCAGGAATACCAGGAGAAGGCCGCCAAGCTGACCGCCCAGAAGAACGACCTGGAGAACCAGCTGCGC GACACCCAGGAGCGCCTGGCCCAAGAAGAGGATGCCCGCAACCAGCTCTTCCAGACTAAGAAGAAGCTGGAGCAGGAAATCGGAGGCCAGAAGAAGGATGCCGAGGATCTGGAGCTGCAGATCCAGAAGATCGAGCAGGACAAGGCCTCGAAGGATCACCAGATCCGCAACCTGAACGACGAGATCGCCCACCAGGATGAGCTGATCAACAAGTTgaacaaggagaagaagatgcagGGTGAGGTCAACCAGAAGACCGCCGAGGAGCTGCAGGCCGCCGAAGACAAGGTGAACCACCTGAACAAGGTGAAGGCCAAGCTGGAGCAGACTCTGGATGAGCTGGAGGATTCGCTCGAGCGCGAGAAGAAGCTGCGCGGTGATGTTGAGAAGGCGAAGCGCAAGGTTGAGGGTGACCTGAAGCTGACCCAGGAGGCCGTCGCCGATCTGGAGCGCAACAAGAAGGAGCTCGAGCAGACCGTCCTGCGCAAGGACAAGGAGATCTCGGCCCTGTCCGCCAAGCTGGAGGACGAGCAGTCGTTGGTCGGCAAGCTGCAGAAGCAGATCAAGGAGCTGCAGGCTCGCATtgaggagctggaggaggaggtcgagGCCGAGCGTCAGGCTCGCGCCAAGGCTGAGAAGCAGCGCGCTGATCTGGCCCGTGAGCTCGAGGAGCTGGGCGAGCGTCTGGAGGAGGCTGGCGGTGCCACCTCGGCCCAGATTGAGCTGAACAAGAAGCGTGAGGCTGAGCTGGCCAAGCTGCGCCGCGATCTGGAGGAGGCCAACATCCAGCATGAGGGCACTCTGGCTAACCTGCGCAAGAAGCACAACGATGCCGTCGCCGAGATGGCCGAGCAGGTCGATCAGCTGAACAAACTGAAGACCAA AGCGGAAAAAGAGCGAACGCAATACTTTGCTGAGTTGAACGATGCCCGCATCGGTTGCGATCAGCTTTCCAACGAAAAG GCCGCCCAGGAAAAGATCGccaagcagctgcagcatacTCTGAACGAAGTACAAAGCAAGTTGGACGAAACCAACCGCACGCTGAACGATTTCGATGCCTCCAAGAAGAAGCTGTCGATCGAGAACTCCGATCTGCTGCGCCAGCTGGAGGATGCCGAATCGCAGGTGTCGCAGCTGAGCAAGATCAAGATCTCGCTGACTCAGCAGCTGGAGGATACCAAGCGTCTGGCCGACGAGGAGGCCCGCGAGCGCGCCACGCTGCTGGGCAAGTTCCGCAACCTGGAGCACGACCTGGACAACCTGCGCGAGCAGGTTGAGGAGGAGGCCGAGGGCAAGGGTGACATTCAGCGCCAGCTCAGCAAGGCCAACGCCGAGGCCCAGCTGTGGCGCAGCAAGTACGAGTCGGAGGGCGTCGCCCGTGccgaggagctggaggaggcCAAGCGCAAGCTGCAGGCCCGtctggccgaggccgaggagaCGATCGAGTCGCTGAACCAGAAGTGCATCGCTCTGGAGAAGACGAAGCAGCGCCTGGCCACCGAGGTCGAGGATCTGCAGCTCGAGGTTGACCGTGCCTCGTCGATCGCCAACGCTgccgagaagaagcagaaggccTTCGACAAGATCATTGGCGAGTGGAAGCTGAAGGTCGATGATCTGGCCGCCGAGCTGGACGCTTCGCAGAAGGAGTGCCGCAACTACTCGACTGAGCTGTTCCGTCTGAAGGGTGCCTACGAGGAGGGCCAGGAGCAGCTGGAGGCTGTGCGCCGTGAGAACAAGAACCTGGCCGATGAGGTCAAGGATCTGCTGGACCAGATCGGTGAGGGTGGCCGCAACATTCACGAGATCGAGAAGTCGCGTAAGCGCCTGGAGGCCGAGAAGGACGAGCTGCAGGCTGCCCTGGAGGAGGCTGAGGCCGCtctggagcaggaggagaacaaGGTGCTGCGCGCACAGCTGGAGCTGTCGCAGGTGCGCCAGGAGATTGACCGCCGCAtccaggagaaggaagaggagttCGAGAACACCCGCAAGAACCACCAGCGCGCCCTGGACTCGATGCAGGCCTCGCTGGAAGCCGAAGCCAAGGGTAAGGCCGAGGCTCTGCgcatgaagaagaagctggaagCCGACATCAACGAGCTGGAAATCGCGCTGGACCATGCCAACAAG GCCAACGCTGAGGCCCAGAAGAACATCAAgcgctaccagcagcagctgaaggatGTCCAGAGCGCtctggaggaggagcagcgcGCCCGCGACGATGCCCGCGAACAGCTGGGTATCTCGGAGCGTCGTGCCAACGCCCTGCAGAACGAGCTGGAGGAGTCGCGCACCCTGCTGGAACAGGCCGACCGTGGCCGTCGCCAGGCCGAACAGGAGCTCAGCGATGCTCACGAGCAGCTGAACGAGGTGTCCGCCCAGAACGCGTCGATCGCCGCCGCCAAGAGGAAGCTCGAGTCTGAGCTGCAGACCCTGCACTCCGACCTGGATGAGCTGCTGAACGAGGCCAAGAACTCCGAGGAGAAGGCCAAGAAGGCCATGGTTGATGCCGCCCGCCTGGCCGATGAGCTGCGCGCCGAGCAGGACCATGCCCAGACCCAGGAGAAGCTGCGCAAGGCCCTGGAGCAGCAGATCAAGGAACTGCAGGTCCGCCTGGACGAGGCCGAATCGAACGCCCTCAAGGGAGGCAAGAAGGCCATCCAGAAGCTGGAACAGCGCGTCCGCGAGCTGGAGTCGGAGCTGGACAGCGAACAGAGACGACATGCCGATGCCCAGAAGAACCTGCGCAAGTCGGAGCGCCGCATCAAGGAGCTGACCTTCCAGTCGGAGGAGGACCGCAAGAACCACGAGCGCATGCAGGATCTGGTTGACAAGCTGCAGCAGAAGATCAAGACTTACAAGAGGCAGATCGAGGAGGCCGAGGAGATCGCCGCCCTCAACCTGGCCAAGTTCCGCAAGGCCCagcaggagctggaggaggcCGAGGAGCGCGCCGATATTGCCGAGCAAGCTGCCACCAAATTCCGTACCAAGGGAGGACGTGCCGGTTCCGTACAGCGTGGTGCTAGCCCAGCA CCCCAGAGACAGCCGTCTGCCATTCCTGCTCTTGCAGGACTGAACTTCCCCACATTCGACGATCACGGTTTCTAA